The genomic region CGACAGTAAAATAATGCATCTTAACAAACAGGGTCGCTCTTCTGAGCGACCTTTTTTGCCGTGTTCAAGCGGAGTTGGGGCGTTATAACCATGCAGCGCTATTAATATCTTTACAGCGTCGGAATATCGTTGGCATAGTTCAGTCCCAAGTGATGTGCATGGTTCAGCAGTGCTTCATAGTGTTCGGGCTTGGATTCCAACGTTTCATATAAAAACTCAACTCTTGATTGGGACACGCCACAGTAATCGGAAATACCCACATTGAGCAGATTGGTGATCGATTGCCCATAGTTGCGCTTATGCATCTGTTCTTCCGTCACGCCGGAAAGAGCGATCCACAATATCTGCTGATGAGGAAGTTTGTTCGCGCCATAGGCAAACCCGTTGTTCATGACACGATCCACATAACCTTTCAACATGGCTGGCAGATGCCACCACCAGAGAGGAAACACAAAAGCCACAGCATCGTGCTTCTTCAATCGCGCCATCTCCGTTTCAACCTCAGGCGAGAACACCTGATTTTCTTGAGTATAGTCTGGTTCATCCATCTCTCGGAGGATTGGGTCGAAGCCAATCCCATGCAAATCCAATATCTCATAACTGTGACCGGCCTCAGTAAGACCCTGTGCAAAACGTTGAGCTACCTGAAAGGTCAAAGAATCTTTTCTTGGGTGGGATACTACAACGAGTACGTTCATCTTATCTTTCACTACCTTTCTGGATTGCTGTCTTGTAGCCATAAATCAGTGGCTGATGCTATTATAAACAGGTATGAAAACATCTGGAAGTACGCACTTTGATGTTCTATAGGAAGAATGAAGTGCTATAGGAACATTAAAGTACCCTAAATGGATGCCTCGAAATAGGCTCAAATAATAGAAAAAAGAGCAATAAAAAGATTATGATTCACCTTGATATAGCCTGATTATGGAGGGGTTCAAAAATGACGGAACATGAAGACACAAACGCTCCAAAGAAATATAAAGTTGGCGTGGAAGCGGCCTTGGAAGTGATGGGCGGGAAGTGGAAGCCTTTGATTATTTATCATTTGATGACCGGACGGAAACGCACATCGGAGCTTCGACGGTTGATACCGGACATTACGCAGAAGATGCTGACAACACAGCTCAGAGGTCTGGAAAAGGATGAGATTGTGCAGCGCAAAGTATATTCGGAGGTACCTCC from Paenibacillus sp. FSL R5-0341 harbors:
- a CDS encoding NAD(P)H oxidoreductase; translated protein: MNVLVVVSHPRKDSLTFQVAQRFAQGLTEAGHSYEILDLHGIGFDPILREMDEPDYTQENQVFSPEVETEMARLKKHDAVAFVFPLWWWHLPAMLKGYVDRVMNNGFAYGANKLPHQQILWIALSGVTEEQMHKRNYGQSITNLLNVGISDYCGVSQSRVEFLYETLESKPEHYEALLNHAHHLGLNYANDIPTL
- a CDS encoding helix-turn-helix domain-containing protein — protein: MTEHEDTNAPKKYKVGVEAALEVMGGKWKPLIIYHLMTGRKRTSELRRLIPDITQKMLTTQLRGLEKDEIVQRKVYSEVPPKVEYELTDYGWGLKPALDHLCYWGEDHLDKIHGDKFKVLEDFDSEEKGARN